One window of the Lacerta agilis isolate rLacAgi1 chromosome 17, rLacAgi1.pri, whole genome shotgun sequence genome contains the following:
- the GAL3ST3 gene encoding galactose-3-O-sulfotransferase 3: MMSRKKAILLLLLAFSTGTLLLHQSAHLGWFPKSASFSCAPPPPPRPKHTAVAFLKTHKTASTTVQNLLFRFAERHNLTVALPHHTCDHQFCYPRNFSARFVHPYTLPPRLIASHLRFNREELHRLMPNDTIYVTILREPVAMFESLFSYYNQYCPAYKRVPNGSMETFLDDPRRYYRPHEKYAMYAHNTLVYDLGGDPDHSPEDPTYLPEFIRQVEGIFSLVMLAEYFDESLVLLRRLLAWDLEDILYVKLNMRSPESKLNITSARVAAQVHAWNTLDARLYDHFNATFWRKLRRMGQDCVQKEVRALRRACEHLARRCFGGQPQLRPAMQIKNKELRPWQPSAKVGIVGYDLPGSGAPLDEQCLKLAMPEVQYSRYLLRKQSLRNRRRAALHRPLPPRGLLRPPRHPVPKAA, encoded by the coding sequence GTTCCCAAAGTCGGCGTCCTTCAGCTGCGCGCCTCCGCCGCCCCCCCGCCCCAAGCACACCGCCGTGGCCTTCCTGAAGACCCACAAGACGGCCAGCACCACCGTGCAGAACCTGCTCTTCCGCTTCGCCGAGCGCCACAACCTGACGGTGGCGCTGCCTCACCACACCTGCGACCACCAGTTCTGCTACCCGCGCAACTTCTCGGCCCGCTTCGTGCACCCTTACACGCTGCCGCCGCGGCTCATCGCCAGCCACCTGCGCTTCAACCGCGAGGAGCTGCACCGCCTCATGCCCAACGACACCATCTACGTCACCATCCTGCGCGAGCCGGTGGCCATGTTCGAGTCTCTCTTCAGCTACTACAACCAGTACTGCCCGGCCTACAAGAGGGTGCCCAACGGCTCCATGGAGACCTTCCTCGACGACCCTCGACGCTACTACCGCCCCCACGAGAAATACGCCATGTACGCACACAACACGCTGGTATACGACCTGGGGGGGGACCCCGACCACAGCCCCGAAGACCCCACCTACTTGCCGGAGTTCATCCGCCAAGTCGAAGGCATCTTCTCGTTGGTGATGCTGGCCGAGTACTTCGACGAGTCCCTGGTCCTCCTGCGCCGCCTCCTGGCCTGGGACCTGGAGGATATCCTCTATGTCAAGCTGAACATGCGCAGCCCCGAGTCCAAGCTCAACATCACCTCGGCCCGCGTGGCGGCCCAGGTCCATGCCTGGAACACCCTCGACGCCCGCCTCTACGACCACTTCAACGCCACCTTCTGGCGGAAGCTGAGGCGCATGGGCCAGGACTGTGTCCAGAAGGAGGTGCGGGCGCTCCGCCGGGCCTGTGAACACCTGGCGCGCCGCTGCTTCGGGGGCCAGCCCCAGCTGCGCCCGGCCATGCAGATCAAGAACAAGGAGCTGCGGCCCTGGCAGCCCAGCGCCAAGGTGGGCATCGTGGGATACGACCTGCCGGGCTCGGGCGCCCCCTTGGACGAACAGTGCCTCAAGCTGGCCATGCCCGAGGTGCAGTACTCCCGATACCTGCTGCGGAAGCAGAGCCTGAGGAACCGGAGGAGGGCGGCCCTCCACCGGCCGCTGCCGCCTCGGGGGCTCCTGCGGCCACCCCGGCACCCTGTCCCCAAGGCGGCATGA